Proteins from one Streptomyces roseifaciens genomic window:
- a CDS encoding DUF2834 domain-containing protein — protein sequence MRLGEVRGRDRTLCVFYALFALVGLVAMGALAVAFVRRTMDDGADGPAGVIRNFLHDALTNLASQFIYADLVLIWLGLAAFMIVESRRLGIRYVWAYIVGAPALALCVSFAVFMYVRQLKIAAAGEERRPAAGAAARGVMSGAGR from the coding sequence ATGAGACTCGGTGAAGTGCGGGGCAGGGACCGCACGCTGTGCGTCTTCTACGCCCTGTTCGCCCTCGTCGGCCTCGTCGCCATGGGAGCGCTGGCCGTCGCCTTCGTACGGCGGACCATGGACGACGGGGCCGACGGCCCGGCCGGCGTCATCCGGAACTTCCTCCACGACGCACTGACGAACCTGGCGTCCCAGTTCATCTACGCGGACCTGGTGCTGATCTGGCTGGGACTGGCGGCCTTCATGATCGTCGAGTCGCGGCGGCTGGGGATCCGGTACGTGTGGGCGTACATCGTCGGCGCCCCGGCACTGGCGCTGTGCGTGAGCTTCGCGGTCTTCATGTACGTCCGCCAGCTGAAGATCGCGGCTGCGGGCGAGGAGCGGCGGCCCGCCGCCGGGGCTGCGGCCCGCGGGGTGATGAGCGGGGCGGGGCGCTGA
- a CDS encoding AraC family transcriptional regulator, whose protein sequence is MKNIRHEPVAPTRMQWLAPGAAIDAHRHDDHQIVYAARGVLAITTDAGSWIAPATRAIWVPSGTVHAHQAHGGLDLHLVGLPATDNPLGLDEPTVLTVGPLLRELILAYTRSPDDDSPERGRLRAVLLDQLRASQQEPVHLPAPTAPRLKALCAILQADPTDDRTLAALGKEVGASDRTLSRLFKSDLGMTFPQWRTQLRLYHALILLAENTPVTTVAHMCGWSSASAFIDVFRRAFGHTPGSHQPR, encoded by the coding sequence ATGAAGAACATCCGCCATGAGCCGGTCGCGCCGACCCGCATGCAGTGGCTGGCGCCCGGAGCCGCCATCGACGCCCACCGCCACGACGACCACCAGATCGTCTACGCCGCGCGCGGCGTGCTGGCCATCACCACCGACGCGGGCTCCTGGATCGCCCCGGCCACCCGCGCCATCTGGGTGCCCTCCGGGACCGTCCACGCCCACCAGGCGCACGGGGGGCTCGACCTGCACCTGGTCGGCCTGCCCGCGACCGACAACCCGCTCGGCCTGGACGAGCCGACCGTACTGACCGTCGGCCCGCTGCTGCGCGAGCTGATCCTCGCCTACACCCGCTCGCCGGACGACGACAGCCCCGAACGCGGGCGCCTGCGGGCCGTCCTGCTCGACCAGTTGCGGGCCTCGCAGCAGGAGCCCGTACACCTGCCCGCCCCCACCGCCCCGCGGCTCAAGGCGCTGTGCGCGATCCTGCAGGCCGACCCGACCGACGACCGCACCCTCGCCGCGCTCGGCAAGGAGGTCGGCGCGAGCGACCGCACCCTGTCCCGGCTCTTCAAGTCCGACCTCGGCATGACCTTCCCGCAGTGGCGCACCCAACTGCGGCTCTACCACGCCCTGATCCTGCTGGCGGAGAACACCCCGGTGACCACCGTGGCCCACATGTGCGGCTGGTCGTCCGCCAGCGCCTTCATCGACGTCTTCCGCCGCGCCTTCGGCCACACCCCGGGCTCCCACCAGCCCCGTTAG
- a CDS encoding alpha-ketoglutarate-dependent dioxygenase AlkB family protein, with protein sequence MDDELFPRPRAEVAPGAVHVPGRLDLAAQQRLLAACRTWARPPAGLRTVRMPTGGQMSVRTVCLGWHWYPYGYARTVVDGDGAPVKPFPAWLGRMAVQAVADAYGTEPEPAAYDIALVNFYDGHAKMGMHQDADEKSAAPVVSLSLGDSCVFRFGTPGGRGRPWTDVELRSGDLFVFGGPSRLAYHGVPRTRPGTAPAALGLTGRLNLTLRVSGL encoded by the coding sequence ATGGACGACGAGCTCTTCCCCCGGCCCCGGGCCGAGGTCGCCCCGGGAGCGGTCCACGTCCCCGGCCGGCTGGACCTCGCGGCCCAGCAGCGCCTGCTCGCCGCCTGCCGGACGTGGGCGCGGCCCCCGGCCGGCCTGCGGACCGTCCGCATGCCGACCGGCGGGCAGATGTCCGTGCGCACCGTCTGCCTGGGCTGGCACTGGTACCCCTACGGTTACGCCCGCACCGTCGTGGACGGGGACGGTGCGCCGGTCAAGCCCTTCCCCGCCTGGCTGGGCCGGATGGCCGTGCAGGCCGTCGCCGACGCCTACGGCACGGAGCCGGAGCCCGCCGCGTACGACATCGCCCTGGTCAACTTCTACGACGGCCACGCGAAGATGGGCATGCACCAGGACGCGGACGAGAAGTCGGCGGCCCCGGTCGTCTCCCTGAGCCTCGGCGACAGCTGCGTCTTCCGCTTCGGCACCCCCGGCGGCCGGGGCCGCCCCTGGACCGACGTCGAGCTGCGCAGCGGCGACCTCTTCGTCTTCGGCGGCCCCTCGCGCCTTGCCTACCACGGGGTGCCGCGCACCCGTCCCGGCACCGCCCCCGCCGCGCTCGGCCTCACCGGCCGACTGAACCTCACCCTCCGTGTGAGTGGGCTCTGA
- a CDS encoding amidohydrolase family protein, which produces MATSDVPAPRSPLPSPSSPSALSRRRFLQAAAGTAAVAGVAGALPAAVAAAVPAGGGGGVLSFTAATNGAASLSPAGDRLVAEVQNVLWSLPRKGGEAVAITPADLEPTRPVHSPDGRQLAVCAYRGGGFHIWTLRPDGSGLRQLTDGPWDDRGPAWSPDGTRIAFASERGGDPVAGSPYRVWVVDVRSGALTQVTGVGGQEGPLQDGAWEDFDPVWSPDGSRLLFIRARVAGTALEARTIASVPADGQGPVRAEHTETEAAQVMTPAVAPDGRLAYLRTTAAPKAGCTLVVDGAPVPVDGDVEPVPPRWVSADELLLTVGGTFRVVRPKAPRDARVIPFLGRLPVARPRYRTKRYDLDGGGVHGVRSLHLPALSPDARQVAFAALNALWVADVAGGRPPRRVVKSDPTRYVFGPVWSPDGRSLVYADDRGGLLAARRHDLASGEETELAGGGRAYPVLSPDGRRLAALDLTGGLVVRDLAAGTDRVLASPLGGGGLPGRPSWSPDGRYIALCDRNRLNQRFREGYNLIRVVDTTDGSARLHALAPHASIADRYDCGPVWSPDGRHMAVISESALWLLPVRPDGTPDGEPRRLTDGAADHPSWSADSRKILYLAADGRLRLLDVHDASTRTLRIPLDYRRPVPADTVVHAGRFWDGTGETVREDVDLVVRGGRIDAVEPHRVRRAAVRTVDASSGTVIPGLWDAHTHPYQNTYGGRQTALQLAYGITTAVSFGGGAYEQARIREAVAAGELAGPRMLTTGELLDGSRVAYSMGRAHRTREGLHRSLSRAAALDWDFVKTYVRAPGWVMEEASRFAHERLGVRAGSHLLSPGVQLGQDLTTHLQATQRLEFGHATSASGRAYQDVEEIYTRGDFHLVATIFTSVPLLGENPALAQDPRVTKLMPPWDVEVVRRTAAARPTADQLATLEREIGVYRRVLAGGGAVALGTDAPLVPVGLALHMGLRALHRYGLSAAQALRTATVLPARVFGADRDLGTLEPGKLADVTVVDGDPFTDFDALVRTASVLRGGVPYEQARLVEAYGASGVPAAPPGVRAAADAWLEVSRQLRRDSCCDVELHF; this is translated from the coding sequence TTGGCCACCTCGGACGTTCCGGCTCCTCGTTCGCCCCTCCCCTCCCCCTCTTCCCCCTCCGCCCTCTCCCGGCGCAGGTTCCTGCAGGCCGCGGCCGGTACCGCGGCGGTGGCCGGGGTTGCGGGTGCGCTGCCGGCGGCGGTGGCCGCGGCGGTGCCCGCCGGGGGCGGGGGCGGGGTGCTGTCCTTCACGGCCGCCACCAACGGGGCGGCGAGCCTCTCCCCCGCCGGGGACCGGCTGGTCGCCGAGGTGCAGAACGTGCTGTGGTCCCTGCCCCGCAAGGGCGGGGAGGCCGTCGCGATCACCCCGGCCGATCTGGAGCCGACCCGGCCCGTGCACTCGCCCGACGGCCGGCAGCTGGCCGTCTGCGCCTACCGGGGCGGCGGCTTCCACATCTGGACGCTGCGGCCCGACGGCAGCGGGCTGCGGCAGCTCACGGACGGGCCGTGGGACGACCGCGGGCCCGCCTGGTCGCCCGACGGCACGCGGATCGCCTTCGCCTCCGAGCGGGGCGGCGACCCGGTGGCGGGCAGCCCGTACCGGGTGTGGGTGGTGGACGTGCGGAGCGGTGCGCTCACGCAGGTCACCGGGGTGGGCGGGCAGGAGGGGCCGCTGCAGGACGGCGCGTGGGAGGACTTCGACCCCGTGTGGTCGCCGGACGGCTCGCGGCTGCTGTTCATCCGCGCCCGCGTCGCCGGGACCGCGCTGGAGGCCCGCACGATCGCGTCCGTCCCCGCCGACGGGCAGGGGCCGGTGCGGGCCGAGCACACCGAGACCGAGGCCGCGCAGGTCATGACCCCGGCCGTCGCGCCGGACGGGCGCCTGGCCTACCTGCGGACGACCGCCGCGCCCAAGGCCGGCTGCACCCTGGTCGTCGACGGTGCGCCCGTCCCGGTCGACGGGGACGTCGAGCCCGTCCCGCCCCGCTGGGTCTCGGCCGACGAGCTGCTCCTGACCGTCGGCGGCACGTTCCGGGTCGTCCGCCCGAAGGCGCCGCGGGACGCCCGCGTCATCCCCTTCCTCGGCCGCCTGCCCGTCGCCCGGCCGCGCTACCGCACCAAGCGGTACGACCTCGACGGCGGCGGCGTGCACGGCGTCCGCTCCCTGCACCTCCCGGCCCTCTCGCCCGACGCCCGCCAGGTCGCCTTCGCCGCGCTCAATGCGCTCTGGGTCGCCGACGTCGCGGGCGGGCGGCCGCCGCGCCGGGTCGTGAAGTCCGATCCCACGCGCTACGTCTTCGGGCCCGTCTGGTCGCCCGACGGCCGGTCCCTGGTCTATGCCGACGACCGCGGCGGCCTGCTCGCCGCGCGCCGTCACGATCTCGCCTCCGGCGAGGAGACCGAGCTGGCCGGGGGCGGCCGCGCCTACCCCGTCCTGTCCCCCGACGGCCGGCGGCTGGCCGCCCTGGACCTGACCGGCGGGCTCGTGGTGCGCGACCTCGCCGCCGGCACGGACCGGGTGCTCGCCTCCCCCCTGGGCGGCGGCGGGCTGCCGGGCAGACCGAGCTGGTCCCCGGACGGGCGGTACATCGCCCTGTGCGACCGCAACCGGCTGAACCAGCGGTTCCGTGAGGGGTACAACCTCATCCGGGTCGTCGACACGACGGACGGCAGCGCCCGCCTGCACGCGCTCGCCCCGCACGCCTCGATCGCCGACCGCTACGACTGCGGGCCCGTCTGGTCGCCCGACGGCCGCCACATGGCGGTGATCTCCGAGTCCGCCCTGTGGCTGCTGCCGGTGCGGCCCGACGGCACCCCGGACGGCGAGCCGCGCCGGCTCACGGACGGCGCCGCCGATCACCCCTCCTGGTCCGCGGACTCCCGGAAGATCCTCTACCTGGCCGCCGACGGCCGGCTGCGCCTCCTCGACGTCCACGACGCGTCCACCCGTACGCTCCGCATCCCCCTCGACTACCGGCGCCCGGTCCCCGCCGACACGGTCGTGCACGCCGGCAGGTTCTGGGACGGCACCGGGGAGACCGTCCGCGAGGACGTCGACCTGGTGGTCCGCGGCGGGCGGATCGACGCCGTCGAGCCCCACCGGGTGCGGCGCGCGGCCGTCCGCACCGTCGACGCCTCCTCCGGCACGGTGATCCCCGGCCTGTGGGACGCCCACACCCACCCGTACCAGAACACGTACGGCGGCCGGCAGACGGCGCTGCAGCTGGCCTACGGGATCACCACCGCGGTCTCGTTCGGCGGCGGCGCCTACGAGCAGGCCCGCATCCGCGAGGCCGTGGCGGCGGGCGAGCTGGCCGGGCCGCGGATGCTGACGACCGGAGAGCTGCTCGACGGCTCGCGCGTCGCGTACAGCATGGGCCGGGCGCACCGCACCCGCGAAGGGCTGCACCGGTCGCTGTCCCGCGCCGCGGCCCTCGACTGGGACTTCGTCAAGACCTACGTCCGCGCGCCCGGCTGGGTGATGGAGGAAGCGTCCCGCTTCGCGCACGAGCGGCTCGGGGTCCGCGCCGGCAGCCACCTCCTCTCGCCGGGCGTCCAGCTCGGCCAGGACCTGACGACCCATCTGCAGGCCACGCAGCGGCTGGAGTTCGGGCACGCGACGAGCGCGTCGGGGCGCGCCTACCAGGACGTGGAGGAGATCTACACGCGCGGGGACTTCCACCTCGTCGCCACGATCTTCACCTCGGTGCCGCTGCTGGGCGAGAACCCGGCCCTGGCGCAGGACCCGCGGGTGACGAAGCTGATGCCGCCGTGGGACGTGGAGGTCGTCCGCCGGACCGCGGCCGCCCGGCCGACCGCCGACCAGCTGGCCACCCTCGAGCGCGAGATCGGCGTCTACCGGCGGGTGCTGGCGGGCGGCGGCGCCGTGGCCCTGGGGACGGACGCCCCGCTGGTGCCCGTGGGTCTCGCCCTGCACATGGGGCTGCGCGCGCTGCACCGCTACGGGCTGTCCGCGGCACAGGCGCTGCGGACGGCGACCGTGCTGCCCGCCCGGGTCTTCGGCGCGGACCGGGACCTGGGCACGCTGGAGCCCGGCAAGCTCGCGGACGTGACGGTGGTGGACGGCGACCCGTTCACGGACTTCGACGCGCTGGTGCGGACGGCTTCGGTGCTGCGCGGCGGGGTTCCCTACGAGCAGGCGCGGCTCGTCGAGGCGTACGGCGCGTCCGGCGTTCCTGCGGCGCCGCCCGGGGTGCGGGCCGCCGCCGACGCGTGGCTGGAGGTGTCGCGGCAGCTCCGGCGCGACTCCTGCTGCGACGTGGAGCTGCACTTCTGA
- a CDS encoding methyltransferase domain-containing protein: MAGYRRNFITDYDGLAGQWWDPRGALAPLGWIARARAAFVPDPAGAPGPATGDGSERPRLLDVACGGGLFGPHLAGKGYRVFGVDLSAMALREARQHGYDVVLRADITRLPFTDASFDVVTAGQCLEHVPEPFVVVSELCRVLRPGGTLIVDTIPDTGLARLVAITLAENLPLPGRPPRGTHDHRLFVNRERLVGVARAHGVELRLLGLRPHLRDLARYLVRRREEVRMIPTESTDVLYLGVGTKR; encoded by the coding sequence GTGGCTGGGTACAGACGAAATTTCATCACCGACTACGACGGTCTCGCCGGCCAGTGGTGGGATCCGCGCGGGGCGCTCGCACCGCTGGGCTGGATCGCGCGGGCCCGCGCCGCGTTCGTCCCCGACCCCGCGGGCGCCCCCGGCCCGGCGACGGGTGACGGGAGCGAGCGGCCCCGGCTCCTGGACGTCGCCTGCGGGGGCGGCCTGTTCGGCCCGCACCTGGCAGGCAAGGGATACCGCGTGTTCGGCGTGGACCTGTCCGCCATGGCGCTCCGGGAGGCGCGGCAGCACGGCTACGACGTAGTGCTCCGGGCCGACATCACCCGACTCCCCTTCACCGACGCGTCGTTCGACGTCGTCACGGCCGGGCAGTGCCTGGAGCACGTTCCGGAGCCCTTCGTCGTGGTGTCGGAGCTGTGCCGGGTCCTGCGCCCCGGCGGCACGCTGATCGTCGACACCATCCCCGACACCGGCCTGGCCCGGCTGGTCGCCATCACCCTCGCCGAGAACCTCCCGCTCCCGGGCAGGCCCCCGCGCGGCACCCACGACCACCGCCTCTTCGTCAACCGGGAGCGGCTGGTCGGGGTCGCGCGGGCGCACGGCGTGGAGCTCCGGCTGCTGGGACTCCGCCCGCACCTGCGCGACCTGGCCCGTTACCTCGTCAGACGACGCGAGGAGGTTCGCATGATCCCGACCGAGTCCACCGACGTCCTCTACCTGGGCGTGGGGACGAAACGATGA
- a CDS encoding MBL fold metallo-hydrolase, translating into MTGSRPTSSPLDALRPAAFGADPSGERMARIRRSPNFADGVFTNPVGAERTPSAALLKFLPTYFRAEQRARRAPGGTVPVHPTTVADLAVPAASGLRLTWMGHSSVLAEIDGARVLFDPVWSERCSPFAFAGPKRLHPVPVPLRETGPVDAVVISHDHYDHLDMATVRALARGTGAHFVVPLGVGAHLEHWGVPTGRITELDWHETARVAGLSFTATPARHFCGRALRNTQHTLWASWVVAGSEHRIFHSGDTGYFPGFADIGAQYGPFDATMIQIGAYSEFWPDIHMTPDEGMQAHVDLQGDAARGVMLPIHWGTFNLAPHPWEEPAEDSVAAAARHGARIATPRPGQPFEPVNGLPDDPWWRAVAVRPVAAAAETAASGTARPKVSLRA; encoded by the coding sequence GTGACCGGCTCCCGCCCGACAAGCTCACCGCTCGACGCCCTGCGCCCGGCCGCATTCGGCGCGGACCCGTCCGGGGAGCGGATGGCGCGCATCCGGCGGTCACCGAACTTCGCCGACGGCGTGTTCACCAACCCCGTCGGCGCCGAGCGCACCCCCTCGGCCGCCCTGCTGAAGTTCCTGCCCACGTACTTCCGCGCGGAGCAGCGGGCCCGCCGGGCACCCGGCGGCACCGTGCCGGTCCACCCCACCACCGTGGCCGACCTCGCCGTCCCCGCCGCCTCCGGGCTGCGTCTGACCTGGATGGGCCACTCCAGCGTCCTGGCCGAGATCGACGGCGCCCGCGTGCTCTTCGACCCCGTCTGGTCGGAGCGCTGCTCCCCCTTCGCCTTCGCGGGCCCCAAGCGCCTGCACCCGGTGCCGGTGCCGCTGAGAGAGACCGGGCCGGTGGACGCCGTGGTCATCTCCCACGACCACTACGACCACCTGGACATGGCGACCGTACGGGCGCTGGCCCGCGGCACCGGCGCGCACTTCGTCGTACCGCTGGGCGTCGGCGCCCACCTCGAACACTGGGGAGTGCCGACCGGGCGGATCACCGAGCTCGACTGGCACGAGACGGCCCGCGTCGCCGGCCTCTCCTTCACCGCCACCCCCGCCCGGCACTTCTGCGGCAGGGCGCTGCGCAACACCCAGCACACCCTGTGGGCCTCCTGGGTCGTGGCCGGCTCCGAACACCGGATCTTCCACAGCGGCGACACCGGATACTTCCCCGGCTTCGCGGACATCGGCGCGCAGTACGGCCCGTTCGACGCCACCATGATCCAGATCGGGGCCTACTCCGAGTTCTGGCCGGACATCCACATGACGCCGGACGAAGGCATGCAGGCCCACGTCGACCTGCAGGGCGACGCCGCCCGCGGAGTGATGCTCCCCATCCACTGGGGCACCTTCAACCTCGCCCCGCACCCCTGGGAGGAGCCCGCCGAGGACTCCGTGGCCGCGGCCGCCCGCCACGGCGCCCGGATCGCGACCCCGCGCCCCGGGCAGCCGTTCGAACCGGTGAACGGGCTGCCGGACGACCCCTGGTGGCGGGCGGTGGCGGTGCGTCCGGTGGCGGCGGCCGCGGAGACGGCGGCGTCCGGCACCGCGAGGCCGAAGGTGTCCCTGCGGGCCTGA
- a CDS encoding flavin-containing monooxygenase, with amino-acid sequence MAPDHEVLVIGAGFAGIGAAIGLRRAGIEDFAVVDEQDDAGGSWNANTYPGIAVDITAFSYSFAFEPFPSWSRAFPPGAELKAYADHCVDKYGLRPRMRFGARVVRAVYDDAEHLWEVFLQDGTSVTARFVICATGWLTEPKAPAIEGLDRFKGDVVHTATWDHSLELDGRSVGLIGTGASAIQLIPEIAPRVEHLHVYQRTPVWVFPKPDFTLPAAVRRLFRAAPWTQRAIRLVTDTATEVGFVIAMIHYRRFPFLVKAGEAASRLYLRRQVNGDRELMDKLLPAYRLGCKRPSFGKGYWRAFTRDNVRLVTEPIEEITGTGIRTADGEEQRFDVLVLATGFRTLENLPPFPTHGTGGRELREFWRTERFQSYEGTSVKGFPNLWFIVGPYSFTGGSWFGMIDYQVTHALRVIGEARRRRATEAVVRPEKHDESFRRTLRRQPDTVFLHESCRRSNSYYFDERGDAPAVRPASTYEAAWRARHFDLDDYRYDYRYDRPGGRRDETR; translated from the coding sequence GTGGCCCCTGACCACGAAGTGCTGGTGATCGGCGCCGGATTCGCCGGCATCGGCGCGGCGATCGGCCTGCGCCGGGCCGGCATCGAGGACTTCGCCGTCGTCGACGAGCAGGACGACGCCGGCGGCTCCTGGAACGCCAACACCTATCCCGGCATCGCCGTGGACATCACCGCCTTCTCCTACTCCTTCGCCTTCGAGCCCTTCCCGTCGTGGTCCCGGGCCTTCCCTCCCGGAGCGGAACTGAAGGCGTACGCGGACCACTGCGTCGACAAGTACGGCCTCCGGCCCCGTATGCGCTTCGGCGCAAGGGTGGTACGGGCCGTCTACGACGATGCGGAGCACCTGTGGGAGGTGTTCCTGCAGGACGGCACGTCGGTCACGGCGCGGTTCGTCATCTGCGCCACGGGCTGGCTCACCGAGCCGAAGGCGCCCGCCATCGAGGGGCTGGACCGGTTCAAGGGCGACGTCGTCCACACGGCGACGTGGGACCACTCCCTGGAACTGGACGGCCGGAGCGTGGGGCTGATCGGCACGGGCGCCTCGGCGATCCAGCTGATCCCGGAGATCGCGCCCCGGGTGGAGCACCTCCACGTCTACCAGCGCACCCCCGTCTGGGTCTTCCCCAAGCCGGACTTCACGCTCCCCGCCGCGGTCCGCCGGTTGTTCCGGGCGGCTCCGTGGACGCAGCGGGCGATCCGGCTGGTCACCGACACCGCGACCGAGGTCGGCTTCGTCATCGCCATGATCCACTACCGCCGCTTCCCCTTCCTGGTGAAGGCCGGCGAGGCGGCGTCCCGGCTCTACCTGCGCCGCCAGGTCAACGGCGACCGCGAGCTGATGGACAAACTCCTTCCCGCGTACCGGCTCGGCTGCAAGCGGCCGTCGTTCGGCAAGGGCTACTGGCGCGCCTTCACCCGCGACAACGTCCGGCTCGTCACCGAGCCCATCGAGGAGATCACCGGGACCGGCATCCGCACGGCGGACGGCGAGGAGCAGCGGTTCGACGTCCTGGTGCTGGCCACCGGGTTCCGGACCCTGGAGAACCTGCCGCCCTTCCCCACGCACGGCACGGGCGGCCGCGAGCTCAGGGAGTTCTGGCGCACCGAGCGCTTCCAGTCCTACGAGGGCACGTCGGTCAAGGGGTTCCCGAACCTGTGGTTCATCGTCGGGCCGTACTCCTTCACCGGCGGATCGTGGTTCGGGATGATCGACTACCAGGTCACCCACGCGCTGCGGGTGATCGGGGAGGCCCGGCGGCGGCGCGCCACGGAAGCGGTCGTCCGCCCCGAGAAGCACGACGAATCCTTCCGCAGGACGCTGCGGCGGCAGCCGGACACGGTCTTCCTGCACGAGAGCTGCCGGCGTTCGAACAGCTACTACTTCGACGAGCGCGGGGACGCACCGGCGGTCCGTCCAGCCAGCACCTACGAGGCCGCTTGGCGGGCCAGGCACTTCGACCTCGACGACTACCGCTACGACTACCGCTACGACCGACCTGGAGGCCGGCGTGATGAGACTCGGTGA
- a CDS encoding 1,4-dihydroxy-2-naphthoate polyprenyltransferase translates to MTAQVTAHQRPAPSGVRTWVAGARLKTLPVTLAPIAVGTGIAHSLGQVLWWRTVLTLLFMLGFVIGTNYFNDYSDGIRGTDDERLGPSRLVGSGRATPRQVLRAGVLLYAVAIVTGAVMAVTVSWWIIPLTAYCGLAGWFYTGGPRPYGYRALGDLSIFVFHGVVMVSATTGIQLGHVPPLALGASVPMGLLSCALLTTNNLRDIRTDAAAGKITVAVLLGEKRTRAYYVLCVAAAFASALLLAGARPWAALVIAAVPSAVFPLRRVLSGAQGRDLIPALEHTCLLLLAFGAVLAIGLSL, encoded by the coding sequence ATGACCGCCCAGGTGACCGCGCATCAGCGGCCCGCCCCGAGCGGCGTGCGGACCTGGGTGGCCGGCGCCCGGCTCAAGACGCTCCCCGTGACCCTGGCGCCGATCGCGGTGGGAACGGGAATCGCGCACTCGCTCGGCCAGGTCCTGTGGTGGCGCACCGTCCTGACCCTGCTGTTCATGCTGGGCTTCGTCATCGGCACGAACTACTTCAACGACTACAGCGACGGCATCCGGGGCACCGACGACGAACGGCTGGGGCCCTCCCGGCTGGTCGGCTCCGGGCGGGCGACTCCCCGGCAGGTCCTGCGCGCCGGAGTGCTGCTGTACGCCGTCGCGATCGTGACCGGCGCGGTCATGGCCGTGACGGTCTCCTGGTGGATCATCCCGCTCACCGCGTACTGCGGACTCGCCGGCTGGTTCTACACCGGCGGCCCCCGGCCCTACGGCTACCGGGCGCTCGGCGACCTCAGCATCTTCGTCTTCCACGGCGTCGTCATGGTGTCCGCCACGACCGGCATCCAGCTGGGCCACGTGCCCCCGCTCGCCCTCGGGGCGTCCGTCCCCATGGGTCTGCTCTCCTGCGCGCTGCTGACGACGAACAACCTGCGCGACATCCGGACCGACGCCGCCGCGGGGAAGATCACCGTCGCCGTGCTGCTGGGCGAGAAGCGGACCCGCGCGTACTACGTGCTGTGCGTCGCCGCCGCCTTCGCGTCCGCGCTCCTCCTGGCCGGCGCCCGCCCCTGGGCCGCGCTCGTGATCGCCGCCGTCCCCTCCGCCGTCTTCCCGCTGCGCCGGGTGCTGAGCGGGGCGCAAGGGAGGGACCTGATACCGGCGCTGGAGCACACGTGCCTGCTGCTGCTCGCGTTCGGGGCCGTACTGGCGATCGGCCTGTCCCTGTGA
- a CDS encoding PP2C family protein-serine/threonine phosphatase, whose protein sequence is MVKPGQLRLRSPHGPGPLVLLSPVILTVVIAGLAYSTPPDMAFSRILPAAPALAAAMWPVLPTVLLGTVCFLLMIGLSLVFPGLGAWYTVAGIVAVTVAAAYGSHVRLQREQALFQVRLVADAAQKVVLSPMPRRFGSVEIEALYLAAAAEARIGGDFYEAVTTQYGVRLLIGDVRGKGLAAVGTAAAVVNSFREAAHDEPDLGGVARRLEASSTRYNASFPPDDLMERFTTAVLVEIPYGEGRVRILNCGHPPPLLLSREGVRVLNPSAPSPLLNLADLIGDCYSIDTFDFTTDDQLLLYTDGVTEARDRSGSFFPLADWMSHQPSTQPRELLDDLHRDLLRFSNGGLDDDIAALAVCLRAGRP, encoded by the coding sequence ATGGTCAAGCCTGGACAGCTGCGACTCCGTAGTCCCCACGGCCCGGGGCCCCTCGTCCTGCTGTCCCCGGTGATCCTGACCGTGGTCATCGCCGGCCTGGCGTACTCCACGCCCCCGGACATGGCCTTCAGCCGCATCCTGCCCGCGGCCCCCGCCCTCGCGGCCGCCATGTGGCCCGTGCTGCCCACCGTGCTGCTGGGGACGGTCTGCTTCCTGCTCATGATCGGCCTCAGCCTCGTGTTCCCCGGCCTGGGCGCGTGGTACACGGTGGCGGGCATCGTCGCGGTCACCGTGGCCGCCGCCTACGGCAGCCACGTCCGGCTCCAGCGGGAGCAGGCCCTCTTCCAGGTCCGGCTCGTCGCCGACGCGGCGCAGAAGGTGGTCCTGAGCCCGATGCCGCGCCGCTTCGGGAGCGTCGAGATCGAGGCGCTCTACCTCGCCGCCGCCGCGGAGGCCCGCATCGGCGGCGACTTCTACGAGGCGGTCACCACGCAGTACGGGGTCCGGCTGCTCATCGGCGACGTACGGGGCAAGGGCCTGGCGGCGGTGGGAACGGCCGCGGCGGTGGTCAACTCCTTCCGGGAGGCCGCCCACGACGAGCCCGACCTGGGCGGCGTCGCACGCCGCCTGGAGGCCAGCAGCACCCGCTACAACGCCTCGTTTCCCCCCGACGACCTGATGGAACGCTTCACCACCGCAGTCCTCGTCGAGATCCCGTACGGGGAGGGCCGCGTCAGGATCCTCAACTGCGGGCACCCCCCGCCGCTGCTCCTGAGCCGCGAGGGCGTGCGCGTCCTGAACCCCTCCGCACCCTCACCGCTGCTCAACCTCGCGGACCTGATCGGCGATTGCTACAGCATCGACACCTTCGACTTCACCACGGACGACCAGCTGCTCCTCTACACCGACGGCGTCACCGAGGCCCGCGACCGCAGCGGCAGCTTCTTCCCCCTGGCGGACTGGATGAGCCACCAGCCCTCGACCCAGCCCCGCGAACTGCTGGACGACCTCCACCGCGACCTCCTCCGCTTCAGCAACGGAGGCCTGGACGACGACATCGCCGCCCTGGCCGTGTGCTTGCGCGCCGGCCGGCCCTGA